The window GTGGCGGCCAGCAGAGCCCCCGCATGCCGCGCCTCGCGGGCGGCGGCGCCGAGCCCGGCCTGCGTGAGCCACGTGTCCAGCAGGACCCGGCCCCCCGCGCCGGGCGCGCGCGTCACCAGCCGCAGCTCGGGCCGCGCCAGGTCCGCCACGCCCCCCACGGCCCGGGGATTCCCCGCCGCCACGATCAGGCCCTGCTCGGCCTGCCACAGGCGCAGCAGGCGCGCGCCGGGCAGTTCACGCGCCACGACCTCGCGGTGCTGCTCGGCGCTGCCCAGGTGCAGGCCAGCGGCGTGCACCTCGCCCCGCGCCGCGGCCCACAGGGCGTCCAGACTGGCGCGCGGCACCCACGCGGCGCGCTCCGGGCCGCTGACCCGCTCGCACAGCAGGTCCAGGGCCGGGTCGCAGCCGGCGATCAGCGCCGTGCGCGCCAGCGCCGCCCGCGCGCCCAGCACGTCCACCTCGGCCCTGTCTCCGGCCAGTGCGGTGACCGTTCCGTCGGCCGCGCGGCGCAGGCCCGTCTCGCCGGTCAGGGGCAGCGCCAGCCACCGGTCGTCCACGGCGGCCAGCCTCACGCGCGTGCCCACGCGGGCCGGACCCAGCGTCAGTGTGTGCAGGCGCGGGGCGCGCAGGCTGAACAGGTCCTCAACCAGGCACCCCAGTTCGCGGGCCAGCAGCAGGGCCAGCTGCGTGCCCGGCACGGCCGCCCCGGATTCGATCCGGCTGAGCGCCTGCCTGGAGATCCCCACCCGCTGGGCCAGCCCGGACAGTGTCTGCCCGGCACCTTCACGTTTTTCACGCAGGTGGCAGCTGAGCAGCGCGTCATGCCGGGTGTCCGTCACCCCCCGAACGTAAAGCCCACATGACTGACTGTCAAGGCGGCATTCCGCTGCGGGGGTGGGCAAGGTCAGACGCAACCACTAGAGTGAAGCCCATGAGCGGCGCGCCACACCCTGCAGACGAGGCCCAACGCCTAATGGCCCTCGCGCACTACGGCATCCTCGACACCCCCCGCGAACCCCAGTTCGACCGCATCGTGCGCCTCGCCGCGCACCTGCTGCGCACCCCGGTCGCCACCATCAACTTCGTGGATCAGGCCCGCCAGTGGAGCAAGGCCAGCGTCGGCCTGAACGGCCGCACCGCCGACCGCCAGGACTCCTTCTGCGCCTGGACCATCCTGAACGACCAGCCGACCGTCATCGAGAACGCGCCCGCCGACCCGCGCTTCTCACGAAACCCGATGGTCACCGGCGACCCGCACATTCACATGTACGCCGGGGCGCCCCTGATCATGCCCAGCGGGCAGCGCATCGGCACGCTGTGCGTCACGGACCACCAGCCGCACCCCCTGAGTCCCAGTGACCTCCAGGCCCTTCAGGACCTCGCGGCCCTCGTCGTGACCGAACTTGAACTGCGGTCCTACCAGCAGCGCCTGAGTCTCTCGCTGGCCGCCCAGCGGGAACACAGCAGCGAACTGCAACGCAGCCTCGAACAGGCCCAGGCCCTCACCGGCATTCATCAGCTGTTCGACCTAGACCTCGACCCACGGGACGCGCTGCTGGCCGTCACCGGACTGCTGGGCGGCGCCCTCGACGCGGACCAGGCCGGCTTCAGCGTCACGCAGGGCGACAGCGTCACCGTGGACCTCAGTCCTGTACGGGCCGCCACGGCCATAGACACGACCGGCGAGACGGCGCAACTCATCACGGCGCTCGGCCTGCACGGCGCGCGCAGCCCGCTGTACATCGACGATCTGCCGGCACTGGCCCGGGCGCGTGGCGTGCCCGCCAGCGACCACATCGCGCAGATCGCGGTCATTCCGGCCGGGCACGACCCGCACGGCGCGTCCCACCTGCTCGTCACGCGCCGCAAGGACCACCCCGTCGCGCACTGGCGGCCCTCGGACCGCAACCTTTTGGAAGCGACCGGCCGCGCCGCGCAGCAGATGCTGGACCACCAGCAGGCCCGCGGCACGCAGGCCTGACCGGGGCCCCGGTCAGGTGGTCTGGAACTGAGCGCGCTGCACGTGCTGTAGGGCGTCCAGCACGTCCCGCACCAGATCCCGGGGCTCCTCGATGCCCACGCTCAGGCGCACCAGGCCGGGCGTGACCCCCTGGCGGCGCAGGGCTTTCTCGCCCAGCAGGTGGTGCGTGGTGCTGCCCGGGTGGCACGACAGGCTCTCCACGTCGCCCAGACTGACGGCCTGCGTGAACAGCCGCAGGTGATTCAGGAACGTGAACGCCGCGCCCTGCGAGCCCAGGTCCAGGCTGACCAGCCCGCCAAAGCCGCTCATCTGTCGCGCGGCCACCGCGTGCCCCGGATGCCCCGGCAGACCCGGGTAGTGCAGCGCATGCAGCGCCGGGTGCCCGGCCAGGGCCTCGGCCAGCGTCTGCGCGCCCTCGCAGTGGGCCTGCATGCGCAGCGGCAGGGTCTTCATGCCGCGCAGGAACAGGTACGCCTCGAAGGGCCCCAGGGCCGCCCCGACGTGCCGCAGCCCGATGCCGCGCAGTTCCGCCAGCAGGTCCTGCGACCCGGCCACGACGCCCCCGATGGCGTCCCCGTGCCCCCCGAGGTACTTGGTGGCGCTGTGCATCACGAGGTCAATGCCGTGCTCGGCGGGCCGGGTCAGGGCCGGGGTGCTGAAGGTGTTGTCCGCAACCGTCAGCGCCCCGCACGCTTGGGCGGCGCGGGCCACCCGGGCCAGGTCCACGATATCCAGCGCAGGGTTCGTGGGCGTCTCCACCCAGATCAGGCGCGTGGCCGGGCCGCTCAGCGCCTCCACGGCCGCCTCGTCCGCCGCCTCGCGGACCGTCACGCCGAAGCGCGCAGCGACCTCGTGCAGGAAACCGGTCGTGCCGCCGTACAGGGGCGCCACGAAGATCACCTCATCGCCGGGGCGCAGCAGCGTCAGGCACAGGGCGGACACGGCGCCCATGCCGCTGGCGAACGCCACGGCGTCCGGCAGGCCCTCCAGGCTGGCGACCTTTTCCTCGAACGCCCGCACGGTCGGGTTGGAGAGCCGCGAGTAGAAGAACCCGGCCTCCTCCCCGGCGAACAGCCGCGCGCCCCGCTCGGCGCTGCCGTACCCGAAGGTCGAGGTGGCGTAGATGGGTGTCGCGTGCGCCCCGGTGGCGGGGTCCAGCCCGTGCCCGGCGTGCACGGCCCGCGTCCGGAACGCGTGGTCTGAATTGTGGCTCATGCCGCATGCTAGCGCCCCGGGCAAACGGGCGTTCGTTCGTCCGCGCCACGCGCAGCCGGGGCGTCCCGCGCAGCCGATCACCTGCCGCGCCGCGGGCGCCTATCCTGACCCAGTGACGGACCTCAGCCCGACCCACCTCCGCCACGAGACCCGCCACCTGCTGCGCCTCGCCGCGCCCGTGATCGTCTCGCAGTTCAGCCTCAACGCCCTGGCCCTGATCAGCACCGCCGTGATCGGCCGGCTGGGCGAAACCCAGCTGGCCGCCGTCGCCTACGCCAGCGCCACGTACTACCTGGGCTTCATCGTCCTGGTCGGCGTGATGCTGTCCGTCGGCCCGCGCGTGGCCGCCGCGCACGGCGCCGCCGACCCGCGCGGCGTGGCCCGCACCACCCGCGCCGGCCTGCTGCTCGCCGCGCTGCTGGCCGCCCTGTTCCTGCCCCTGGCGTACCTGGCCGCCCAGCTGATCGGCCCGCACGCGCCCGGCGGCATCCGCGGGGACCTGGCCGCCACGTACCTGCGGCTGTACGCCCTGGGCATGCCCGCCACGCTGATCTTCAGCGCCCTGCGCGGCGCGCTGGAGGGCACCGGGCAGCCGCGGCCCGTGACCGCCGTCGCCCTGAGCGCCGTGGCCCTGGCCGCCGCCCTGAGCCCCGCCCTGGCCTTCGGGTGGGGCCCGCTGCCCACCCTGGGCGTGGCGGGCGCGGCCCTGGCCACCGTCAGCGCCTCGTGGTTCAGCGCGGGTGCGCTGGCCTGGGTCGCGCGCCGCCGCCTGCCCCGCCAGCCGGTGCCCCGCGCCGAGGTGCTGAATGAGCTGCGCGCCCTGCTGCGGCTGGGCTGGCCCATCGGCCTGACCCTGGGCGCAGAGGGCGGTCTGTTCACCGTCACCAGCCTGCTCATGGCCCGCTTCGGCCCGCAGGCCCTCGCGGCGCACAACGTGGCCCTTCAGGTCATCACGGCCGTGTTCATGGTGCCGCTGGGCCTGGCCACCGCCACCGGCATCCGCGTCGCGCAGCACGCCGGCGCGGGCGACCTGCGCCGCTCCCGGCAGGCCGGACTGCTTGGCATGGCCCTGGCCGTGCTGATCATGCTGACCGTCAGCCTCACGTACATCTTCAGTCCGAACGCCGTGATCGGCGTGTTCCTGAACGTGAACGACCCGGCGAACACGGCGGTCGTGCGCGGGGCGGCCAGCCTGCTGCTGATCGCCACGCTGTTCCAGGCCTTCGACGGCCTTCAGGTCACCGCGAACAGCGCGCTGCGCGGCCTGCAGGACACCCGCTGGCCGCTGCTGATCTCCCTGGCGGCGTACTGGCTGATCGGACTGGGCAGCGGTTCACTCCTGGCGTTCGGCCTGCACCTGGGCCCCCGCGGCCTGTGGTTCGGCCTGACCGCCGGCCTGTGCTTCGCGGGCGCGACCCTGCTGGCCCGCTTCCTGCGCCGCACCCACCCGGACCGGGCTCGCGCGGCCTGAACAGCCCGGCCGCCGCGCATGTGAAATTCAGGACGTGCGCCCCTCGCGTTGCCCCCCGCCCGGAGCGCAGGCTGTACCCATGACCGTGTCCACCCCCTCACGGCTGAACCGCCCGCGCCCCCCGGCCCCCCCCGGACGCGCCGAGGTGCGCGGCGTCCTGAACGCTCCCCCCGGCGTGCGCGGCCCGCTGGTCTGGAGTGCCGCCCTGAGCCTGCTGGGCGCGCTGGGCACCGCGCTGGCCTTCGTGCTGGCCGCGCAGGTGATCGCGGGCGTGCTCACGCCTCCCGCCCGGTGGCCGGAGCCCGGCCACGTGCTGGGCCTCGCCCTGGGCCTGGGGCTGCGCGCCGTGACGGGCGCGGCGCGTGAGGCGCTGGCGCAGCGGCTGGCCACCCACGCCACCGCGTTTCAGCGCGACCGCCTCACGGCGCGGCTGCTCGCCCTGGGTCCCGTGGCCCTCGCCAGCCGCCGCGCCGCCGACCTCGTGACCCTCAGTAGCGAACTGGGTCCGCGCCTCACGCCGTACTACGCGCGCTTCCTGCCGGGCCGCGCCCACGCGGCCATCAGCGCCCTGGTGGCCCTGGCGGTCACGGCGTGGCTGGACCCGGCCACGGCCGGGCTGCTGCTCGTGACCGGCCCGCTG of the Deinococcus radiotolerans genome contains:
- a CDS encoding trans-sulfuration enzyme family protein, yielding MSHNSDHAFRTRAVHAGHGLDPATGAHATPIYATSTFGYGSAERGARLFAGEEAGFFYSRLSNPTVRAFEEKVASLEGLPDAVAFASGMGAVSALCLTLLRPGDEVIFVAPLYGGTTGFLHEVAARFGVTVREAADEAAVEALSGPATRLIWVETPTNPALDIVDLARVARAAQACGALTVADNTFSTPALTRPAEHGIDLVMHSATKYLGGHGDAIGGVVAGSQDLLAELRGIGLRHVGAALGPFEAYLFLRGMKTLPLRMQAHCEGAQTLAEALAGHPALHALHYPGLPGHPGHAVAARQMSGFGGLVSLDLGSQGAAFTFLNHLRLFTQAVSLGDVESLSCHPGSTTHHLLGEKALRRQGVTPGLVRLSVGIEEPRDLVRDVLDALQHVQRAQFQTT
- a CDS encoding GAF domain-containing protein; translated protein: MSGAPHPADEAQRLMALAHYGILDTPREPQFDRIVRLAAHLLRTPVATINFVDQARQWSKASVGLNGRTADRQDSFCAWTILNDQPTVIENAPADPRFSRNPMVTGDPHIHMYAGAPLIMPSGQRIGTLCVTDHQPHPLSPSDLQALQDLAALVVTELELRSYQQRLSLSLAAQREHSSELQRSLEQAQALTGIHQLFDLDLDPRDALLAVTGLLGGALDADQAGFSVTQGDSVTVDLSPVRAATAIDTTGETAQLITALGLHGARSPLYIDDLPALARARGVPASDHIAQIAVIPAGHDPHGASHLLVTRRKDHPVAHWRPSDRNLLEATGRAAQQMLDHQQARGTQA
- a CDS encoding MATE family efflux transporter, yielding MTDLSPTHLRHETRHLLRLAAPVIVSQFSLNALALISTAVIGRLGETQLAAVAYASATYYLGFIVLVGVMLSVGPRVAAAHGAADPRGVARTTRAGLLLAALLAALFLPLAYLAAQLIGPHAPGGIRGDLAATYLRLYALGMPATLIFSALRGALEGTGQPRPVTAVALSAVALAAALSPALAFGWGPLPTLGVAGAALATVSASWFSAGALAWVARRRLPRQPVPRAEVLNELRALLRLGWPIGLTLGAEGGLFTVTSLLMARFGPQALAAHNVALQVITAVFMVPLGLATATGIRVAQHAGAGDLRRSRQAGLLGMALAVLIMLTVSLTYIFSPNAVIGVFLNVNDPANTAVVRGAASLLLIATLFQAFDGLQVTANSALRGLQDTRWPLLISLAAYWLIGLGSGSLLAFGLHLGPRGLWFGLTAGLCFAGATLLARFLRRTHPDRARAA
- a CDS encoding substrate-binding domain-containing protein codes for the protein MTDTRHDALLSCHLREKREGAGQTLSGLAQRVGISRQALSRIESGAAVPGTQLALLLARELGCLVEDLFSLRAPRLHTLTLGPARVGTRVRLAAVDDRWLALPLTGETGLRRAADGTVTALAGDRAEVDVLGARAALARTALIAGCDPALDLLCERVSGPERAAWVPRASLDALWAAARGEVHAAGLHLGSAEQHREVVARELPGARLLRLWQAEQGLIVAAGNPRAVGGVADLARPELRLVTRAPGAGGRVLLDTWLTQAGLGAAAREARHAGALLAATPLEAAAALGHGHADVAPGPRSAARAYGLHFLPLHAEAFDLAVPERHLGHPGVQALLNAARSLSFQEDLRSLGGYDPAGAEHLDPPLNVLEDL